In the Maribacter sp. MJ134 genome, one interval contains:
- a CDS encoding acyl-CoA thioesterase, with amino-acid sequence MKFHTRKLVKPEDLNSNGTLFGGKVLAWIDEEAALYSIVQLENAKIVTKYMSEINFMSAAVQGDIVEIGIEVVKFGKTSLTLNCEVRNKMNHETIVTVDNIIMVNLGEDGKPAAHGKTKVEFVADRLAAAQS; translated from the coding sequence ATGAAATTTCACACAAGGAAATTAGTTAAGCCAGAGGATTTAAATTCTAACGGTACCCTGTTCGGTGGTAAGGTGTTGGCGTGGATAGATGAAGAGGCGGCCCTATACAGTATTGTTCAATTGGAGAATGCCAAAATCGTTACGAAATATATGTCCGAAATCAACTTTATGAGTGCCGCCGTGCAAGGTGACATCGTTGAGATAGGGATAGAGGTAGTAAAATTCGGTAAAACCTCTTTGACATTGAACTGCGAGGTGCGTAATAAAATGAACCATGAGACCATTGTCACCGTAGACAATATTATCATGGTCAACCTAGGAGAAGATGGCAAGCCCGCGGCTCATGGGAAGACAAAGGTAGAGTTCGTTGCCGATAGGCTCGCTGCCGCTCAGTCTTAA
- a CDS encoding DUF72 domain-containing protein gives MKFGKVEQPEGIDFTLPTDHKETAVVLNKIDQKDPFTMHVGCAKWNKQDLKNFYPRGTKDELAYYSTQFNSIELNATFYRIFPSETYEKWNAKTPANFTFFPKIVQNVSHLRRLNDQAYPVLDQYLTNTANLSSKLGTMFLQMHNNFAPKDWDRVVRFVERWPKEFRLAMEFRHTDWFNDEKVAQELYHLLEENGIANILVDTAGRRDIMHMRLTNDEAFVRYVGANHKSDYTRLDEWVTRLEAWKEQGLRKVNFFIHQNMELESPLLSAYFIKKLNERLHTDLTVPKTLVDPPSLF, from the coding sequence ATGAAATTTGGAAAGGTAGAGCAGCCAGAAGGTATTGATTTTACATTACCTACGGACCACAAAGAGACGGCCGTGGTGTTAAATAAGATAGACCAAAAAGACCCTTTTACCATGCACGTAGGTTGTGCAAAATGGAACAAGCAAGACCTTAAGAATTTTTACCCTAGGGGCACTAAGGATGAGTTGGCCTATTATTCCACACAGTTTAATTCCATTGAGCTCAACGCTACTTTTTATCGCATATTCCCTTCTGAAACCTATGAAAAGTGGAATGCGAAAACTCCCGCTAATTTTACCTTTTTTCCTAAAATAGTTCAAAATGTAAGTCATTTAAGACGTTTAAATGACCAAGCTTATCCTGTTTTGGACCAGTATTTGACCAATACCGCCAATCTATCCAGTAAGTTGGGTACCATGTTCTTGCAAATGCACAATAATTTTGCACCGAAAGACTGGGACAGGGTAGTACGCTTTGTAGAACGGTGGCCAAAAGAATTTCGGTTGGCAATGGAATTTAGGCATACGGATTGGTTCAATGACGAAAAAGTAGCTCAGGAGCTCTACCATTTACTCGAAGAAAACGGCATTGCCAATATTTTGGTGGATACTGCGGGAAGACGGGATATCATGCACATGAGACTTACCAATGACGAAGCCTTTGTTAGATATGTGGGCGCTAACCATAAGAGCGATTATACGCGCTTGGACGAGTGGGTGACTAGGTTGGAGGCATGGAAGGAACAAGGTCTGAGAAAAGTGAATTTTTTCATTCATCAGAATATGGAATTGGAATCTCCTTTGTTATCGGCCTATTTTATTAAAAAACTTAACGAAAGACTTCATACGGACCTTACGGTTCCTAAAACACTGGTTGACCCACCAAGCTTATTCTAA
- a CDS encoding glyoxalase, protein MHDRSHSLKQIRPEITSARIHSNMSPDERFQNETLRPIIKFQNDLLLASFQNYIVKTKNTFYELRLEKRMDYIANALQKDIKYRNSVKGIIMGQFTVEEYTNYIQNSSALNKRIINMVIKRLQDQIQYFEKEALVQ, encoded by the coding sequence ATGCACGATAGGTCCCACAGTTTAAAACAAATTCGTCCAGAAATTACTTCGGCAAGAATACATTCTAATATGAGTCCGGATGAGCGTTTTCAAAATGAAACCCTCCGCCCCATCATAAAATTTCAGAACGATTTGTTGCTGGCCTCTTTCCAAAACTACATCGTAAAAACTAAAAATACTTTTTATGAATTACGGTTAGAAAAGCGCATGGATTATATTGCCAATGCCCTACAGAAGGACATCAAATATAGGAACTCCGTAAAAGGTATCATCATGGGGCAGTTCACTGTTGAAGAATATACGAACTATATTCAAAATTCATCCGCCCTCAACAAAAGAATCATCAATATGGTGATAAAACGCCTGCAGGACCAAATTCAATATTTTGAAAAAGAGGCTTTAGTCCAATAG
- a CDS encoding DUF2461 domain-containing protein, whose product MLHPAITKPTLQFLTDLKENNNREWFAEHKGQFKLRETEAKAFFNEVLEKMKTHDEIEKLKVFRIYRDVRFSKNKTPYKFNFSASYTRAGKQRRGGYYLHVQPQGSFVAAGFWAPEKEDLLRIRKEWQIDPSDFREIMSKKAFKDVWGALAGDELKTAPKGFDKEDPNIDLIRKKQYIFVRNFSDKEVLSANFSDTVNASFKAIRPYFDLMSAVLTTNLNGESLLD is encoded by the coding sequence ATGTTACATCCTGCTATTACCAAACCAACGCTACAATTTTTAACGGACCTCAAGGAAAATAATAATCGGGAGTGGTTTGCCGAACATAAGGGGCAATTTAAACTACGGGAAACGGAAGCAAAAGCTTTCTTTAACGAGGTGTTGGAGAAAATGAAAACGCACGATGAAATAGAAAAATTAAAAGTCTTTCGGATTTATAGGGATGTCCGCTTTTCCAAAAATAAAACCCCTTATAAATTTAATTTCTCCGCTTCCTATACTAGAGCGGGAAAACAACGCCGGGGTGGCTATTACCTTCATGTTCAGCCACAGGGTAGTTTTGTCGCTGCTGGTTTTTGGGCACCGGAAAAGGAAGACCTGTTGCGAATTAGAAAAGAATGGCAGATAGACCCGAGCGATTTTCGTGAGATAATGAGCAAAAAAGCGTTCAAAGACGTTTGGGGAGCACTAGCGGGTGATGAATTAAAGACCGCTCCAAAGGGGTTTGATAAGGAAGACCCCAATATTGACCTCATTCGCAAAAAGCAGTATATTTTTGTTAGGAATTTTAGCGATAAAGAGGTCTTGTCAGCAAACTTTTCGGATACCGTCAATGCCTCCTTTAAGGCGATACGACCTTATTTTGATTTAATGAGTGCGGTGTTGACCACTAATCTTAACGGGGAATCGCTATTGGACTAA
- the epsC gene encoding serine O-acetyltransferase EpsC has protein sequence MDHQSIITSINKHKKQPNLRFRLKRDTETFTNLLFYTLFDIETPVSGNLEILEQQFDNLVDLACWESEKPCKKVWENYVAKLPTILESLNLDAEATVNCDPASLSIEEVYMAYPGFYAIAIYRLAHELYQTGFPLVPRLMTEYAHRQTGVDINPGAQIGKSFHIDHGTGVVIGETAIIKNDVKIYQGVTLGGLYVAKHLQKTKRHPTIEDNVTIYANATILGGETVIGANSVIGGNAWLTASVPAHSTVFHTPEIKIKTLPNV, from the coding sequence ATGGATCATCAATCTATCATTACCAGTATCAACAAGCATAAGAAACAGCCTAATCTCAGGTTTCGTCTTAAAAGAGATACGGAAACTTTTACGAATTTGCTTTTCTATACCCTATTCGATATCGAAACTCCGGTCTCCGGCAATCTTGAAATCTTAGAACAACAGTTTGACAACCTTGTGGATTTAGCCTGCTGGGAAAGTGAAAAACCTTGTAAAAAGGTCTGGGAAAACTACGTAGCAAAACTCCCCACCATTTTAGAAAGTTTAAATCTTGATGCAGAGGCTACCGTGAACTGTGACCCTGCCTCCTTATCCATTGAAGAGGTGTATATGGCCTACCCAGGCTTCTATGCCATTGCCATCTACAGATTGGCCCATGAGTTATACCAAACAGGTTTTCCGCTCGTACCGCGCTTAATGACAGAATATGCGCATCGGCAGACCGGCGTTGATATTAACCCTGGCGCCCAAATCGGAAAATCCTTTCATATAGACCATGGCACAGGCGTGGTTATCGGGGAGACCGCTATCATAAAAAATGATGTAAAAATATACCAAGGTGTAACCTTAGGCGGACTTTATGTGGCCAAGCATTTGCAAAAAACCAAACGGCACCCGACCATAGAAGATAATGTAACCATTTACGCTAATGCCACGATATTAGGAGGTGAAACGGTCATCGGAGCCAACAGCGTAATCGGCGGAAACGCATGGCTTACCGCTTCAGTTCCCGCACATTCCACCGTGTTCCATACACCAGAAATAAAAATTAAAACCTTACCCAATGTCTAA
- the cysM gene encoding cysteine synthase CysM, with amino-acid sequence MSNRILDLIGNTPLVASRVLNTNPNVKLFFKMEGHNPGGSVKDRAAYNMIKSGLETGSIKTSDKLIEATSGNTGIALAMIAGIYGLDIELVMPENSTKERVQTMRAYGAKVTLTPASVGIEGARDYAEEKVNKEGFIMLNQFGNPDNWKAHYKTTGPEIWNDTNGQVTHFVSSMGTTGTIMGTSTYLKEQNEGVQIVGVQPTDNSKIPGIRKWPKAYLPKIFDAKKVDTVMEVSEAEARSMAKRLAKEEGIFSGMSSGGAATVALRLAAQLDQGVIVSIICDRGDRYLSSDLFD; translated from the coding sequence ATGTCTAACCGCATTTTAGATTTAATAGGAAACACACCTTTGGTAGCATCCCGCGTACTGAACACCAATCCCAATGTGAAGCTTTTCTTTAAGATGGAGGGTCATAACCCTGGCGGTAGCGTTAAGGACAGGGCCGCCTATAATATGATTAAAAGCGGACTGGAAACGGGAAGCATAAAAACCAGCGATAAATTGATAGAAGCCACGAGCGGCAATACGGGTATTGCTTTGGCCATGATAGCCGGTATTTATGGTTTGGACATCGAGTTGGTGATGCCCGAAAATTCTACCAAAGAACGCGTACAGACCATGCGGGCCTATGGCGCCAAAGTTACCTTGACTCCAGCAAGTGTTGGTATTGAAGGAGCGCGGGACTATGCCGAGGAAAAGGTGAATAAAGAGGGTTTCATTATGCTGAACCAGTTTGGAAATCCGGATAACTGGAAAGCGCATTACAAAACCACGGGGCCAGAAATTTGGAACGATACGAACGGACAGGTCACCCATTTTGTCTCCTCTATGGGCACCACAGGGACCATTATGGGTACCTCCACCTATTTAAAAGAGCAAAACGAAGGTGTGCAAATTGTGGGGGTACAACCTACTGATAATTCCAAGATACCTGGGATACGCAAATGGCCCAAGGCCTATTTACCCAAAATTTTTGATGCGAAGAAAGTAGACACGGTCATGGAGGTTAGCGAAGCGGAAGCAAGGAGTATGGCCAAAAGATTAGCTAAGGAAGAAGGCATCTTCTCTGGAATGAGCAGTGGCGGTGCAGCGACCGTAGCATTACGTTTGGCCGCTCAACTGGACCAAGGGGTCATTGTTTCCATTATTTGTGATAGAGGTGACCGTTACTTGTCCTCTGATTTGTTCGATTAA
- a CDS encoding DUF1905 domain-containing protein — protein sequence MKTFQGKQTIKQLEKRKGGYYYLKLDTEIINQFSKKRATRIICTIDANVSYRCGLNHLGDGNFYVIVAGKYLEKLNKELGEEVDYRIDEDPDQLGVDMPEVLTVFLAQDSDSKAIFDKLTDGKKRSLIYSFVKLKDIDKQVKIINDFLAKESQKMK from the coding sequence ATGAAAACGTTTCAAGGTAAACAAACCATTAAACAACTCGAAAAAAGAAAGGGAGGTTATTATTACTTAAAACTCGATACAGAAATCATAAACCAATTCAGTAAAAAAAGAGCCACAAGAATAATTTGCACCATTGATGCTAACGTTTCTTATCGCTGTGGTTTGAATCATTTAGGCGATGGGAATTTTTATGTAATCGTGGCTGGAAAATATCTTGAGAAACTAAATAAGGAGCTCGGAGAAGAAGTCGATTACAGAATTGATGAAGACCCAGACCAATTAGGGGTTGACATGCCAGAAGTACTAACTGTTTTTCTTGCGCAAGATTCGGACTCAAAAGCAATTTTCGACAAGCTAACGGACGGAAAAAAAAGAAGTTTAATATATAGCTTCGTAAAGCTAAAAGATATTGATAAACAAGTGAAAATTATAAATGACTTTTTAGCTAAAGAAAGTCAGAAAATGAAATAA
- a CDS encoding helix-turn-helix domain-containing protein, whose amino-acid sequence MYQEIRPSKRCNHLIDSFWTFSTTEVGECFKVLPDTCVDLIFDLTKNKGFVSGIMSNFQMIKVAKKSDLIGVRLKTENFGSLCKRPLYETKNLRTELSQIVSVCEEYTTSQLNHREETGDKVQFLESLVLTSLYKNYQRQDNLVLSVAQKIRSLKGNIDIGSAAIAHNISLRQLERRFKNYIGLTIKEFSNVVRFNHTKKLIKSLTETSLLEIAFDSGFFDHAHMHHEIKRISGENPSYFR is encoded by the coding sequence GTGTACCAAGAAATAAGACCATCAAAAAGATGTAATCATTTAATTGACTCCTTTTGGACGTTCTCCACAACTGAGGTTGGTGAGTGCTTCAAGGTTTTGCCTGACACATGTGTTGATTTGATATTTGACCTGACCAAGAATAAAGGTTTTGTATCCGGAATTATGTCCAATTTTCAAATGATTAAAGTGGCAAAGAAATCCGATTTAATAGGAGTTCGTTTAAAAACCGAAAATTTTGGCTCACTATGTAAAAGGCCGCTTTATGAAACCAAAAACCTTAGAACAGAGCTATCTCAGATAGTTTCGGTGTGTGAAGAGTATACAACAAGCCAATTGAACCATAGGGAAGAAACGGGAGATAAAGTCCAATTTCTAGAAAGTCTTGTACTAACTTCATTGTACAAAAACTATCAAAGACAGGACAACTTGGTGTTGTCGGTGGCACAAAAGATTAGGTCGTTAAAAGGGAATATAGATATTGGCTCGGCAGCTATAGCCCACAATATCAGTTTAAGACAACTAGAGCGGCGTTTTAAAAATTATATTGGTTTGACCATAAAGGAATTTTCAAACGTGGTACGCTTCAACCACACTAAAAAACTAATAAAATCCCTTACGGAAACAAGCCTTTTAGAAATTGCTTTCGATTCGGGATTTTTTGACCACGCACATATGCACCATGAAATCAAAAGAATTTCAGGAGAAAACCCAAGCTACTTTAGGTAA